Within Leeia speluncae, the genomic segment GTGTGAATGTTGATCCAACCGAAAATGCGATCGCACAGTTAAACCAAGAGTCGCAAAGCATTATTGATGCTTTAAATAAAGGTGTTGATTTAACGGCAGACCTTGACCCTACAGCAGCGGGGTTGAATGCGGGAGATTCTGCTGAAGATGGGCATGGTTTTGTTCGTTTGCTACGCATTGTTGAAGAGCTAGGAAAACAAAGCTTTCAATATAATATTACGACAAGTCAGCCGACAGATGATATCCCACCTGGAAGTGGTGTTAATCAAACATCAGATAGTATTTTAGTTCCTGCAGCAAATACTGACGTTAACTCAATTCAAGAGGATGGTTCAAACCCCATAAAAGGTAATGTCCTATCTAATGATTATTTAGGTTCTAATCCTTCTACACAACCGGTTAGTTCCGCAGGTACTTTTACTGGCGCATACGGAAGCTTGCTACTGAATGCAGACGGCAGCTATACGTATACTTTGGATAACCAAAACGCTACTGTTAATGCACTAAATGATGGGCAATCTATCCACGATGTATTTTCTTATACGCTAACTGATAGTCAGGGAAATACATCCACTGCCAATTTAGACATTACAATCAATGG encodes:
- a CDS encoding retention module-containing protein, with the protein product MAETTSIKSTLVITFLKGNVIVKDENGNEHVAKLGEVLTVGEMLVTGSDGQVELKSPDGGEPVVLAENKELLIEANIFGVNVDPTENAIAQLNQESQSIIDALNKGVDLTADLDPTAAGLNAGDSAEDGHGFVRLLRIVEELGKQSFQYNITTSQPTDDIPPGSGVNQTSDSILVPAANTDVNSIQEDGSNPIKGNVLSNDYLGSNPSTQPVSSAGTFTGAYGSLLLNADGSYTYTLDNQNATVNALNDGQSIHDVFSYTLTDSQGNTSTANLDITING